A window of Thermoflexus sp. genomic DNA:
AGACCTCCCAGGCGGTCCATCCCCAATCCACGGCCTTCAGCAGCACCACCGCCCCAGCCACCAGGAGGGGGAGGACCGGAAGATGCCCTCCATCATCCAGATAGCGCAGCGGGTTATTGTAAACGTAGGCGTAACGATTCAGCGCCTGCGGGTTCCCCGGCTCGGGCACCAGGGGATCGGGTTGCAGGAAGCGGCCCAGGGCGGGGTCGTAGAAGCGGGCTTGGTCATCGTAGAGCCCGAGGGACGCCTCCCACCGCTGGCCGGTGAAGCGGCGGTCGGTGAGGAAGAGGCCGCTCTCC
This region includes:
- a CDS encoding RHS repeat-associated core domain-containing protein: MSHHGALRWESGLFLTDRRFTGQRWEASLGLYDDQARFYDPALGRFLQPDPLVPEPGNPQALNRYAYVYNNPLRYLDDGGHLPVLPLLVAGAVVLLKAVDWGWTAWEV